GGCGCAAAATTTCAATTACAAAGAAAATGATAATTTAAAAAATTTATTGAAAAATTTTCCTAGTAATGAAAGCAATATTCTCTTAACCTTTAGCAAAGAAAATGTGAAAGGATTAGAAAATGTCTTGGATTCTATTGGGAGAAAAGATATAAAAATTATGACTATTCAAGGAATCAAAGGGCTTGAAGCTCAAAATGTCGTGGTTCATGGGTTTGTTGATTTTTTAAATATTACACAAAAATACGAGCCTGATCTTTTGTATCGCAAGACTTATGTTCTTCTTACACGCGCTAGAGAAAATATTTATTTGGACTTTAGCGGCAAAGGATTCTCTGATGAAGTCAATGAAATCTTAAAAATTATTCAAGAAGATTCTAAGCAGGTTGAAGCGCAAAAAGAAAAAGATAGCACAGAATCTAAAGGAACTAGTAAATTCAAACTTGCAAAGATTTGCCCCATTCTCTCTGGTGCAAAAGATAGTGCGGAGTTTATAGTGGCGGCAAGTGAGATTTTTGCCGTTGTTGCTGGGCTTTGTGCGCTATAGGGCGTTGCAAAACAAAGCCTAACTAACCTTTGGTGCTTTTAGGTGTTTGTAGATTTTTAGGCTAAGTGCACACAAAGTAGCAATAAGTAGCACATAATGGAGAGTACTTAGAATCTTTTGCTGAGTAAGAATATGCAAAAGCGCAAGTAAGATTGCTAGATAAACTAAAAAATACATTTTAAAGCGCCTAAAAAGATTTGCCAAAGAAGCACAAAAGATAAATAAGCTTATTAAAAAGCCAATACTTCCTAAAATTAAAGAATTTTCTGCAAGAATCTTTTGAAGCATTAGTTGAATATCTAAGTTAAAATCCAAATAAGCAAAAATGAGAAAATGCCAACTCATCGCAACAAAGGCTAATAAGCCAAGCAATCGACCATAGAGATGTGGTAGCCAAAGCCCAACAAAAAGCAATGCAAAGGCAAAATATCCCGTATAGAGATAGAGGGCTTCAAAGGAGAAATAAATGCCATAGAGAATCTGATTTTCTATGGATAAGATTCCATAATATCCAAGGCAAAATAAGGCTAAAAGCGCGATGGATTCAATAATGATTCGCATTAATAGAGTTTTGTCCTATCTAAACCTTGATAAAAATGTTCCACTTCTTTGGCATAACCATTGAGGTAGAGAGTTTTAACTTGCCCTCTTTTGCCAATGACACGCTCACTGCTTTGAGACCATCTAGGGTGTGAGACTTCAGGATCTACATTGCCATAAAATCCATATTCTCTAGGATTCTCTTCTTCCCAAGTTGAGATGGGTTTTTCTTTTAAAAATTCAATTTTATGGATACTCTTAATGGATTTATATCCATATTTCCAAGGCACAACCAAACGCAGAGGTGCTCCATTTTGTGGAGGTAGAGGCTTTTTATACATTCCAACAGCTAGAAGTGTTAAGGGGTGCATTGCTTCATCAAGACGCAAAACTTCTTTATAGGGAAAATTAAGCAATTGCATAGCACCTTGCATAGGAAATTGTTTGGGATCATAAAGCGTTGTAAAACGCATATATTTAGCATTGCTATTTGGTTTTGCAAGCTCTATTAGCTCTCTTAGCTCAAAGCCAACCCAAGGGATAACCATACTCCAAGCTTCAACACAGCGAAAACGATATACTCTTTCAACTAAATGTACCTGCTTTAATAAATCAGTATAAGAAATGCTAAAAGGCTTTTCAATCTCTCCTTCAATTTGAATCTCCCAAGGAGAAGTTTTTAAAGTGTGTGCTTTGTTTTTTGGATCTGCTTTGGAGAATCCAAACTCATAAAAATTATTATAACTAGTTGCAATTTCTTCTTTGGTGAGTTCTAAATGCTCACCATTTAGAGTGTATGCTTCTTCTGCACTCATTTCTTTGAAGTCTAATCCTTGCTCCTTTAGCACTGCTGCTAAGAGATTATCAGCCAATAAGGCACTCACTAGACTTCCAGCTCCTAGCTTTAAAAATTTCCTTCTAGCATTAAAAAGCTTTTCGGGTGTAATTTCCATTGTGTTTGCTCCGGTTAAAACTTTTTAAAATTTTATCATTTAGAATCTAAATAGCAAAAATGGCATAGATTTACTTTTACATTAGTTTTTGCATCGAGAGATAACTATTTAATGCACCAATGTATGCCCTAGCTGTTGCTTGTAAGGTATCTAAATGCAAACCATGTCCAATAAATGCGGGTTTGTTTGGCTCAAACTCTGCTTTAACAACAACTTTTGCTAAAGCATCTTTACCTTCACTCACTGCTTCTACTTTATAATCTTTTAAAACACCATTATAGCCACTAATTCTATCAATTGTTTTTAAAATAGCATCCACGCTACCATTTCCAATGGCTGCATCAATACGATTGGTGCCATCTTTTTGGATAGAGATTGCTGCATAAGGCACACCATTAGAATCGCTACTAATTTGCAAACTAATTAATTCAAAAATTTGTGGAATCTTGCTGGTTTGATCAGTTAGAATGGAACGAATATCCTCATCATAAACTTCTTTTTTCTTATCGCAAAGAATCTTGAATTTTTCAAAGGCACTATCAAGCTCTTCTTGTGAAATTCCATCAAATCCTAAACTTACCAATTTATCTTTAAAAGCTGCTCTACCACTATGTTTGCCAAGCACCAATCCATTTTCTTGTGGAATCCCAATATCGCTAGATTTCATAATCTCATAAGTTTCTGGGTGCTTTAGCATACCATCTTGGTGGATTCCACTTTCGTGAGCAAATGCATTTTTACCCACAATAGCTTTGTTAGGTTGTGGTCTAATGCCTGTAATGTCTGCTACAAGTTTGCTAGTGGCATAAATTTCTTTGGTTTTGATGTTTGTATCTAAATTTCCAAAAATATCTTTGCGTGTTTTTAGAATCATAACCACTTCTTCTAAGGCTGTGTTTCCTGCGCGTTCCCCAAGTCCATTGATTGTGCATTCAAGTTGCCTTGCACCATTTTGTATTCCTGCAATAGAGTTAGAGACTGCTAAGCCCAAGTCATTATGGCAATGCACTGATAAAATCGCACGATCACCAACGCAAGTTTTCATTTCTTTTATCATTTCGCCAATTTCATTGGGCAAACGATAACCCACTGTATCAGGGAGATTAAGTGTTGTTGCTCCTGCTTCAATCACCGCTAAAGCTACTTCTTTTAAAAATCCAATATCACTACGACACGCATCTTCACAGCTAAACTCTATGTCTTCACACAAGCTTCTTGCAAGTTTGACAGCTTCTACAGCACGCTTAATGACTTCATTGGGTTGCATTTTGAGTTTATATTCCATATGTATAGGGCTTGTTGCAATGAAAGTATGGATTCGCTTATATTTTGCTTTTTCTAGTGCTTTTGCAGCTGATTCAATATCTTTTGGCACAGCTCTTGCAAGGGAGCATATCGTGCTTTCTTTGAGTGTTTCAGAAATTCTTGAAATCGCTTCAAAATCCCCAGGACTAGCTGCTGCAAAACCTGCTTCAATAATATCTACGCCCAATTTTTCTAACTGCAAAGCAAGTTTGATTTTTTCTTCTGTATTCATTGAAGCACCAGGGCTCTGCTCACCATCTCTTAAAGTAGTATCAAAAATTTTTATCATTTCCATTGTTATATCCTTTAAAATATATTTATTGTTTGAGTGAGGGTTAAATGTTAGATTCCCAGTGGTAGCAATAGCGATAAAGTTAAAAGATTTTTATATGCATTGCTGTAATGCCGCGTGTAAGACATTCTCATTTTCTTCTCTCTATAAAATGCTTGGTGAGATAATATAAAGCTCTACTGGGACCAAAAAGCACATAACAAGTGATTAGAATTGTAATGCTCAAGACTGGATAAGCAAAAAGAATTGCTAAAATGATCATTAAAAGGACAATGATTTTACTAAAGCTTATTTTTTCAAAATTTAATTTCTTAAAGCTAGGATAGCGAATGTTGCTCACCATTAACAAAGCTACTATCAAACTTCCTATCAATAAAAATGGTGAGATCATCTTTGGATTTTCAAAATATTTTTGAAAGTAACCCATTTCAAGCAATAGCCAACTTATGACAAAAACTGCTGCAGCAGGAATAGGCAATCCTATAAAGACATTGGGTTCATTTTGATTAGTTGTGACATTAAATCGTGCAAGTCTAATAGCTCCAAATACAACATAAAGCCCAGAGACAATGATTCCAAGTTTCCCATACATATATCCAACATAGGTAAATAAAATCATAGCGGGTGCTACGCCAAAAGCTACAATATCTGCTAATGAATCAAACTCTACACCAAATTTGCTTGTAGTGCCTGTTAATCTTGCTACACGCCCATCAAGTCCATCAAAGATTAAACTTA
This portion of the Helicobacter canadensis MIT 98-5491 genome encodes:
- the msrP gene encoding protein-methionine-sulfoxide reductase catalytic subunit MsrP, yielding MEITPEKLFNARRKFLKLGAGSLVSALLADNLLAAVLKEQGLDFKEMSAEEAYTLNGEHLELTKEEIATSYNNFYEFGFSKADPKNKAHTLKTSPWEIQIEGEIEKPFSISYTDLLKQVHLVERVYRFRCVEAWSMVIPWVGFELRELIELAKPNSNAKYMRFTTLYDPKQFPMQGAMQLLNFPYKEVLRLDEAMHPLTLLAVGMYKKPLPPQNGAPLRLVVPWKYGYKSIKSIHKIEFLKEKPISTWEEENPREYGFYGNVDPEVSHPRWSQSSERVIGKRGQVKTLYLNGYAKEVEHFYQGLDRTKLY
- a CDS encoding 2-isopropylmalate synthase; this translates as MEMIKIFDTTLRDGEQSPGASMNTEEKIKLALQLEKLGVDIIEAGFAAASPGDFEAISRISETLKESTICSLARAVPKDIESAAKALEKAKYKRIHTFIATSPIHMEYKLKMQPNEVIKRAVEAVKLARSLCEDIEFSCEDACRSDIGFLKEVALAVIEAGATTLNLPDTVGYRLPNEIGEMIKEMKTCVGDRAILSVHCHNDLGLAVSNSIAGIQNGARQLECTINGLGERAGNTALEEVVMILKTRKDIFGNLDTNIKTKEIYATSKLVADITGIRPQPNKAIVGKNAFAHESGIHQDGMLKHPETYEIMKSSDIGIPQENGLVLGKHSGRAAFKDKLVSLGFDGISQEELDSAFEKFKILCDKKKEVYDEDIRSILTDQTSKIPQIFELISLQISSDSNGVPYAAISIQKDGTNRIDAAIGNGSVDAILKTIDRISGYNGVLKDYKVEAVSEGKDALAKVVVKAEFEPNKPAFIGHGLHLDTLQATARAYIGALNSYLSMQKLM
- the pssA gene encoding CDP-diacylglycerol--serine O-phosphatidyltransferase, whose translation is MKIDPLYILPNFFTGASIYLGILSISYATMGRFQLACWLVLLSLIFDGLDGRVARLTGTTSKFGVEFDSLADIVAFGVAPAMILFTYVGYMYGKLGIIVSGLYVVFGAIRLARFNVTTNQNEPNVFIGLPIPAAAVFVISWLLLEMGYFQKYFENPKMISPFLLIGSLIVALLMVSNIRYPSFKKLNFEKISFSKIIVLLMIILAILFAYPVLSITILITCYVLFGPSRALYYLTKHFIERRK